TGAAAAGTCAGAGTGCGGAGAGAAATAAGCTCTTGGGCAAGAAAAAACTTACCACAAAAAAATGGCAGGTATATTTCCCTCACGGTAAAGTCAAAGGGACACACCAGGTGAGAAGTCGCCGTCCTCTGTACTCGCACAGATCTTCACACGTGACTGTCCAAGTTCACcataaagcagagaaaatgaacaacaaGCTGCAGAGTAAATAAAAAGCTCATATTCCTCCGCTGGGCACCGCTGTcggagacgcacacacacacacacacacacgcactctctctcctgctgtctcccGTCAACGCCGCTGTTATTACTAATGCAACACAGGGAAAAGCAGTACACTGAGTCCTGTTTGAATGACGCGCAATGCGAGGAAGACGcggcttgtttttttttttttcttttacgtTACGACCGAAACACACATCAAGCCGTATCCCAGCTAGCAAGTATATTTGGGACTAGAAACCCCCCCTCAGGGGAGGCACTTGCTTGTACGcggaggtgtgtgtatgtgtgttgttatttttgggCGTACTGCGACCACcgtgtgacgtcagggccaccTGGGTAtctaaacaacacacacacacacaaaaaaagtgtgtctctttttaaaaagtttgtttcCTCATTTGCAAGCGTTTCGCGGTCCAGCGTGTCTCCAGCAGAGGCGGCTCGTATCGGAGGGTTCAGCTTCCGTGATAGTCacacattgttgttgttggggatTGAAGCTTCCAGTAACGGGACTGtcaccccccctccaccctccacccaaAGATAAGTGCGCGAGTTGCTCTGTCTGAAAAACTCATATGATGGAGATCACCAAAAAGTCACTTTATTCCAGATACATCCGCAAATGGGAactatattttaaaaatctacaCACATTCCAGTAATTTTCCTGTTATATTCCCCCATAAAAAGAAATACTAGACTTTTCTGTGATATCCTGTTCCACAGCGACGACACTGTGACTGTGTCCGACATCAAACCTGATTCACCTTCTTAATCTTCTTCATCTTGAGGATAGCCTGTTCTgatgaaaagttgtttttcctgttaTATTTGTGTATCAGGCATGAAGCAAACGCAGAACCCAGACGTTGTTGTGTAAATTGAAGCAGAGGAATTACATCGATCCAAAATTAAAGATATGAGCCTAATCTTTTGCGGGACTGTAAAATATCATCACCTGGGAACAAAATTAGACTTCAGCTTGAGCATCACTCAAGGCTGATTGTGAACTGTGTACGTCCAGCGTTAGTTATGACACTTTTGATCAGACATTTAAAATTAGCCTTAcgtttatgttttgttttttttgttttgttttgttttttttacatgttgcAGGCACCTCATTAAATAATCAGTTTGTAGAGAAAAACTTAATAACTTAATAATCgtctggaagtgtgtgtgtgtatacagtaaaATGAGTGGTATCCTGTAATTGTACATGtcttacaaaatattttttatcacAGAACATACATATTTCAATGATTTATTCTAAATTCCATCAAATAAAATCGCTGctaaataaatactttatgaCCAAAATAACATAACAAGATGCACAGTTTGACTAAAGGAATTTTTCTTACCCATTCTGTCACACCTTCACAAGGTAAATTAGCCTGggatttatatatttaatagTAGATCCGAGTTTGCTTTACTGTGTCTcgtatttcttttctttctcccccccccccccaaaaattGCTGAGACGTTCACGGTCAAGAAATGAATGACCGGATTATTATCAACAGACGAGAAGAAaggctgctggtggtgctgatgGTGGGGGTTTAAAAATGTAAGAGACCAGAGAAATGTATCTTGTCTCATTGTTCCTACTGTCATCATCATAAAATGCCATATTGTTATTTATATCATAAATTACTAATTGTATGAAGTGTGATTTGCGTATGGAcatgtttaaattgttttaatgaAGGAAGCACAGTTTGCAGCCGGTGTGTCATTCCAGTGGGAATTTAAGTAGCGTTAATAAAGCGAAGATTGTTTTTATTGACTAAAAACAAAGTCCTCGAGATATCCCTTTTTGTTACTGTTTATATTAATTGTAGTACCTAGTAAGTGTAAAACTATTTCTCCACATTGCTGGACAGGCACTGAATATCCCGCACTGGTGTCATACAGCGGCTTATGTCCAAAATGTTCCAAAACTGGcctaactttaaaaaaataaaagaaatgaaaaaataaaaaagccaaattTGTATTTGATGTGATTGAAGTTAAAACAAGTGCTCTTCCAGCCGATAATATGGGACAGGCATCGGATATTGCCTACTATGCATTGACGCTGGTCTGTTagattgttgtgtttttctttgtttgtttcctaaTTGTTATTTTAACAAACATAATCAGGAGGAAACAGCATCTGGGAAGTGATGAgtatgaaaagagaaaacaagttgCACGGGATTGTGGTAATATGCTGCCACCTACTGGTCAATTTTAATAACACAGCATCCACTTTACCATAAGACAATAACATATAAAGAACACTtgggaagtttttttttattattattatttctcatttgtcttcatATTAAATGATTTTCCTCCTTCACTATCTGCACACTTGGAACTCATTATCACAAAAGAAGTGCAAATGCCAATTCAATTGTCTGAGCTGTAGCTGAAGCTGACGTGTTTTACTCCGATCACATAGTGCCATCTACTGATATACATCAGACATACAAGCTGCTGCCCAATAAACAGGGTTgataacagcaaaacacactttgttaaacagttaaaaagGTGCTGATTCAGCTCTGATCTTTTCTTGATCAGGAGTTTGTCCACtttcttttgaaatgtgaataGTGTGTCACTTAAAAACTGTTACATTGTTAAATTATTATCTAGTTTAATACTTGTATGTAACTATTAATATATAGTATTCTAAACATTTGTTCATGTATATCTGCTCTTACAAAAGTTGCAATTGAAAGCTGAAAACTgcaattaaaagtaaaaagagcACATAGTTGACTTCAAATCATAGAACAAAGAACCTTTTGAGGACAAAAACCCACTGACTTACCTGTAAAGGATTGTATAACCAGCACAAAAGTCTATTTACCAGGCATACTGGATTTTGGGGTATAGTAGCACTGCATTTCCAGGATTAGATGAACTTTTTATCCTCCacaacagtaacacacacacacacatacatgcacacaaacaaattcaatCTGCTATAAAAAAGCAGAATAATCTTCAGTTCTTCTGTTCTGAGATGCAGCGGTGAACCTAAAAATGAAGGCGGCCTCCACCGATGATGATACAAAAGGAGCTGTAGATACTCAATCCAGATGCTCACTTAACACAGAGACCTTTAAAGCACAgagacttgtttgtttgtttgtttttgcagtctGCACATGGAGGTAAGTGGTCAGAATGACATAAGTCTGATTTCATCCCATCTTGAAGCCGTGCATTTATATGCAGATTACATTAAATGGCAATGAAATGATATCCTGTAccatgaagaaagaaaacacattcacagtgtaaaagagaaagaggcgAGTAACATGTATAGATTGTCAATAAGCAGATTAAATTTCTGCCCAGAGTTAAGGACAATGTGAACATGCAACCCTCTGGTCACATGACAGTCTCTGTCATCACTTGGCCACCATGCAAAACACTTTATCATACCATTACACTGCAGTCTAAATTCAGATCAAGGATAGTGAAGTTAAAATGCAGATTTGGATtcaggaatattttcacattcaaagAAACATCCAGTCAATGTAATTACTTGACTTTAAAGTCTTTTCTAAAAGCTAtaattccatttatttattttgtaaccAGCAAACATATTGTGAGAGGATAACTGAGTGGATGACTGGCCTGCTCTGGTCCAGTTATATGTGTCCTATTAATAGGTCTGGCTCAGACTCACAATGTTCAGCTGTAACCGAACTCCATCTGTCAAGTCACgtcctctccctgctctccctTCTACAGTATCACTGCAGCCAGGCTAGGGGCACTCTGGTGTGTGCCACCCTTCAAGCCAGACAGACGacaggacaggcagacagctgCTTCTCAGACTTATCTTACATCATGGAGGCTCTGTACATTCAACCATGGGAAGAGGATGGAGTGATGGTAAAAGAGGATGAACGGGGGAAAAGTAGGGagcaggaagagggaggaaTGGAGGCCTCAACTCCCGCGAGTTCCACCACAGATGAGGAAACAGATGAGGACTCAGACCAGGAGCCTCCTCCAGTCATTCGGAGGAAGGTGTCATTCGCCGATGCATTTGGCCTCAACCTGGTGTCGGTTAAGGAGTTTGACAATGCTGAAGTAACAGAGTCAGAAGTCAGCCTGCCCCCTGAGAGGGAGACAACCTGTCCCTCGGAGGAATTCTACATGTCCTGTCTGTTCACAGTCCCCTTGTCCCTAGAGGAATTGGACCAGAGGGTACAGGCACAGATGGTTGAGCTGGAAAGCATCAAGCTCCTCCCAGGAACCACCACAATCCGTGGCATCATCAGGGTGGTCAACCTCTGCTACAGTAAGTCTGTTTATGTCCGGATGAGCTTGGATCGCTGGAAAAGCTACTTTGAACTGTTGGCGGAGTATGTGCCTGGATCCAGTGATAGGAAAACAGACAGGTTTACTTTTAAGTACACCCTGGTTCCTCCCTTTGAGAGAGAGGGGACCAGAGTGGAGATCTGTCTGCGCTATGAAAGTTCAGTGGGCACTTTTTGGGCTAATAACAAGGAAATGAACTATGTGCTGTTCTGCCACCAGAAAGGACATGTAAATGAGCCTGGGCCTCAAGTGCAAGAGGAGAGTGCCAGCcagaggagcaagaggagcTGCCTCAGAGCTAGCAGGTGAGAAAACCTGATGCtgaatctttttttaaacatgccGCTGCTGAAGGAAGCTGGGTCACCGTTGTACGTCAACAATAGATGTCAATATTCAAACGAGGTGGAGGGTATTTAAGAGCGCACATATCATAGAAGTAAACCTAATACAAGTTCTTGTCTTTGCTGTGCAGGGAAATTCTGACACAATAAAAGCGTCTATGCAGACTGTGCTAATCTTCTCAGGTGGACCCACAAGCTAATGTTGCCCGCTGGTTGGGCCtttctgtgtttacagtaaGCTGTTATGTAACGTTTCAGTAGTGAATGTTCGGAGTGTAGAGCACATATTGCCCATTTAAGGTCAGGTGTCTGTCCAGGTTTCCATGACGTCTCACCACAGAAAGGAAACCTCACCTTATCCTCCTTGACACCAGCTAACACACTGCTTTTTGTCTGCTTTGGGAACAAAAATTGCTTATTATGTATGGGTGAATGTTTCAGTTCTGACCTACTGTGGCATAAAAGTTATGGGAATGTGATCATACAGAAGTCAAAAACATTACAGGCATTTAAATTGCATCAGTTTTAAAGTCTGATCACAGAGTTGTGCCGTGTCCATAGAAAAAAGGATCATAGCGAACATCCCTCACTGTGTGTCATAATCATAGCAAAGCCCTTACTGGGCCAGTTACAGTACAGGTGACACGGAGACAAACAACAGTGTAAAAAGTCTTTAACCAAACGAGATGTATCATAGATAAACGACAGGTTAAACACTGAACATTGAGTCATGATGAGCCACTATCAGTGTGGCTTTTAGAATTTAAAAATCTGGTCAATGTGACAGTGCCACACTTCACCACTCTATATGTCTGCTTAACAGACACCCAAACATGGAAACAATGGAGATTCAGTCAAAAATAAGGCACCCCTGTTTGGATGTATGCAACATTTTATCCAATAATTGTTGAGACAAATTCTGCATTTTGGAGGgaatctgtgttttgttctgtcaaACTCTGAGTTAATGTAATGATATTCCtcctttattttaaaacacaggAGAGGGAGTGCGGAGGAAAAGATCAGGGAGATCAGTAACACCTCAACAGCTGTTACAGGTGTGCAaacttaaattttaaatgtgtgtgcaaCATGTACAcgaatgcatgtatgtgtttaagTACGTGTGAAATTGTGCAAGCGTGgatgtttatgtttgtctttatttttttcagaagcAGATGCCACAGATAAAGCAGACGAGGCTGACAGAAACGATGTTAGAGCAGAAATACAATCATTATTACACCGCAAAGAGCGCAAATCTTTGGTGAGATTCATTTATTATACTTTTGGACTGACAGGCTcgtcttggaaaaaaaaaaaacaagcaaacaaaaaaaagaaacatcaccCAGAAGTAAACACTGCTACACAAGACAGCTCACAATCAATGCTGGTCAAATGCTGAGTATTCACACCAACACcatgtttatttgtcttcagCTGTAGACAGGCAAATAAACAAGAAACTGTAGATATAAAGCAAGAACGAAAGTGTGTTCTGTCTGCAATGATGTGATAGCTGAGCAAGAGACATAAGTGATACTGCACAGTGCTCAGTGTGTCCCAGAGGGATATGAAAAGTCTCTTAACTTGACACTTGAGAGCATGTCTGAAGTTGCTCACATGATAACtattaataataaatgcaaCCTGCTTGTAAACATGTGCCAAAATTGATGACGTAAATAAAAAATAGGCTTATATTCTGAAGTCACATTCATGTTTCAGATCAGAGAATACTCAAGGAATGATCCATtacattttttgcaaaaaaGTATTTGATAGCCTCAAACACTAACTAAACACTGGTAGCCTCTGGTTATAGTTCAAGTAGTTCAAGCATTAACACTTGGCTTGACCCTTGACCTTTGGCCTTTTTGACAGGTGGATAGAgcaaaaagcagacagagagcaacATGTTTGGCACGTGTGCAGGACTACCTCTTCCAAAGGAAGCAGCATGTACCACAGACTCATTCACATGTCTCAGTCAACGACCAGGAACATTCTCTGCCTTTACCAACTCCATGGAGCGACTCTGCCAGTTGTCTCCAGCAACGCCAAAAGAAACAGTCCAAAGAGAATCCACAAGTGCTCACCTACCATGAGATTCCTCTGCTTACACTGGACTGGACCTTGTCAAAAGCATCAgtggacaaaatgcaaaacacatcTTCTGTTAATGATATGTGGGATACGATTCTGAATGGTGAAGATGATCCCACTGACAAGGAAATGTCTGTGTGCGATGTATGGCAGGCATTTCTTAATGGGCCGAGCCATACCGATGATTCTGGTGTTCCAGAATCAGAATGGCTGCAGACAGCCACATCAGTGTCTCCCTCAAATGATAAAGACCCCAAACCCCAAAATGTGGCAAGCAGTCAGAAGCATGAATTTCAGGTGGGCAAGGATACACCCACCATCTTTTATGCACACACTTCAGCTTCATGTCAGCCGCTGTCAGACACTTGCAAAACTTTGTTGGCTAATGCTCCCTCGAATGCTGCAGAGCACCAGCCAGCAGAAGCATGTGTCAGCAGCCCAGGAGATGACAACATAGTGACACAAGATTCTTCCAGAAGGTCAGAGACTAACTCCGTAATGGACACTCCACAGGAATTTTGCCTCAAGCGAGCAGCGCCTGTGTCCGAGGGCTCTGTCGACAGTTCAGCTGAGTGTCACAAGCACGCGACGTGGgagcaagaaagagagggaaTAATAGAAGAAGCAGAAGGAATAGGAGGAGATGGGCCCCTCAGCTTTGTAACAAGCTCAGGGGAATCAGAGACAACAGATATGACAGCAATGCCAGCTTCTCAGAATGCCAGCGTCGCTGATAGGATCTCACAGGGAGCAAGGCTGGATGAGGGTCTTTCTTCCAGCAGGGAAGGGCAGGTTACAGGCACCCGGAACAATGCAAAGGATGACATGCTGGCATTTAGGGCAACAATCAGACAGGGGACAAAGGATGAGAAGAGGTTTGTCTTCTCCACACCTGGACAAGGAGTGGAGGAAGGGATTGTGAATAACTGTATGGAAAATCAAGCATCCACAGGAGAGGAGATATTTAggccacagaaaacagaagagtgCGAAATCTCCCAGAGGTATGCAGAAGAAAAGCAATGTGAGGAATTCAGGCTgaatcaaaacagtgaaaatccATTACAGGAGAATGAGAGCGATGAAAGTGAAACAAGACCTGCACAGTCACATGCAGACAAATTCAATCCAAACCAAGCTTGTGAGGACAATTACAAGCAGAGCCAAATACTGGGAAGAAAATTTGAATTGCTGGAATCAGACAGTAAAGATGCTGCTTCCATTAGCAAAGACTTGGAAGTATTCAAAAAGACAGAGCTGGAACCTCCCTGTTGCAcaacaagcaaagaaacaaagagaccAACTGGTGCAGAAGCAGGAATTATCCAGGTGTTAAATGATGAAGCATGGCAAGATAATGACAATGCGTCACAGCTGAATTCATCATGGCAAAGGGAGAACATATTAATATTTCCAGAAGTACATAAAAAACAGTCAAGGCCAATCCAGGCAATGGAAGAGCAACACATTCAgaagtgggaggaggaggacccaaaactgacacaaattcaTCAGAATGATGGGCTAAAATCTGGAACAGGTGAACATGTATTAGCCTCAAAtcagacagaggaaggaaaaagatTGAGCCGTGATGGAATATTTGAGGAGCAAAAAGAAATAAGCCCATCTACGCACACAAGACTCACAGTGGAATCAAGAGAATTGAAAAAGGTCTTCCACAGTGACCAAGATGCATTCAGACCACTTCCAACCGATAAATGCAACTCAATCCCTCTGACGGTTGTGGAAATGAGTTGGGCTCCTTCACAGGACATTATGAAGGGTCAGAGAGAGGGTGTAGGCCATGAAATAAGCCCAGAAAAAGTTACAGCAAAGGAATACGCTGCTAAGAAAGACACTTCAACAGCACTTCAACGCCAACCTGAGACATTAGAAAGAACAGAGGAAGATATGAgtcacagagacaaagatgaGGGGGTGAGTACTGGAGAGCTGAAAATAGAAGCACTGGGGGAGTTGATGGGTAATGTGGGGATCCCTcagggggagaggaagaatgCTCCAGCTCAATTGAAAGAACAAGAGTTGTCAGCAGAAGTTGAGAGCTCTCCATGTGTTGAATATCAAAAATTGAAAGAGGGAACAAAAGACCCCATTACAGCTGAAAATACTGTAGCACTTGAAGAGATAGAGTCGGGGTTGGAGGGGGTGTTCATAGAGAGATTTGGAGAAGATTTGGTCAGGAGGATTTGGGAAGAGGTGTTCAGTCTGAAAGTACAGGCCTCTAATACAGACTTGACTATTGTTGATGGAGTGGTGGGCAAGCTGACAGATATACCTGATATTACACATGATTGCCATCTTGTTTTTGGGAAAGACTTTGATGATGCTTTTGATTCAGGTGTGTTTTCCTTGACAGAATTACCGTCAGATTCAAATTCAAGTCAAGGTCTAGAGCAAACCTTAGAGACCGAGACCAATGAATGCTCACCAAAAGAAAGTAGTCAGTCATCCATCACAACAGAACAAACTCTCTTGGTATCACAGACAGATTTAAACTCGAGTGCTCATAACAGTCAAGATCTCACACCAATTTTAGCTATTCAGAGTAGGCAGTCATGGAAGGAATCGTCCCAAAGCCTTCTAAATGATCAGGAAAACTACAGCCAAATAAAAGAAAGATCAGTCACCCATCAGGAGGCAGATAGACAAACAGAGGAGTGTGTAGTGGCCCACAAGGAGAGTTTTAATCGATCAGATCACCCATCCCACAAACATCCGAGCCCATCCTCTGAGAAATTAAAAGAGTCCAATAGTCTTGTGTGGTGGAGTATGTTATACATCCTCAGTCACATCACCAGACTTCTAATCTGCGCCCTCCTACTAGCTGGATGCTTCTTCATCGTTTTCCTTTCTGATTTCCCAGCATTCTTTGTGCTctacatgttttcattgtgctgGTGGTTTTATAAGTGGAAGAGACATCGAGCGAGGACAAACAAGGGAATGGTGGGATAGGTTGAATGTTAAATGGGAAGGAAAGGTGTGAAAAACCCATGTGTGTAGCATTTTTTAGCAAGATGAAATTAACTATAATGTCTATATGTATATGTCTATAATGTCttcaacattttcagaaagatGATATGGAGACGATTAGTAAAACTGGTGCAATATTACTAAATGCTACACAGAGAGATGTAGTGGGTTTGGTTGTGtgtggatttcttttttctttttctttttttttggcttgtgtgACCCCTaaagacaaagcaaatatttgatTGATTAAATGATTCGAAGCAGACtctcaaaaaaataaacatcctTTGACGCAGCTGAAACatatatatttctttcattttatttctctccgGTTTTGTCTTGTGTAACCCCTTTCTTGTAACTCCTTTAATGGTCCCAGACTCGGAAACAAGAGAggtttgatttttattaatcaatttaacaaataaatgttcaaataaTCTTGAACTTAATTTGTGCAAATAAACATCAACATTTCAGTAAGAGtactagattttttttaaaagaattatttgaatatttatttgtagCTGAATTTCTTAGTTAACGCTCTAAACATTTATGTGTATGatgtgtgaatatttgctgTGTATTATGGGCCCAATATCACTTTATAATGTACCAAATGGAACAAAGTGAgtatgtgtttgctttgtgtagATAAAAGGTGCAATAGTGGGGCATTAGAGAtttgaaacatttctctttctttgagTTTCTTCAATAAAAGAAATTCATGTgatcaaaaagaagaaacaactttttttttttgtcttttacaatgacacaacatgaaggttttgtttaaaagaaacttTGACCAGACTCACTAGAAATGAAGGAAGCAGAAAATTAAGAAACAATTTCTATCTTTATTTGATGATACTTGATGAGACATGAGTGGCTTGGCATCAAAATATTCACTGACAGACTGGAACCCGAGATTTAACCATATTAATGTGAAGTTTCATCCTTCATTGCTTCACAACAAGGTGGAGACAAGAAATATAAAGGTGTTTTAAGACTTTGGACCTCAGATGAATGGTGTGGTCAATATAAATCTAGGAAAAGATCATAATCCTTGTTGGCAACCATTCACAGACAATGTATTAACAGCCACACACTCTTTCAGTATTAATCATAAGATAACTCGCTGACCCTCTGAAGGAACAGTCAGCAGTTCTTTGTTCTTGGATTTGGAGATTGCTataaaagcaattttttttttcattttgaggaaTTTGAAGAATtaagaaaaatgtcagtgttagAAGTATATAATCTTAGGAAGTTTCAGCAGAATTAAATGATGATTATCAGATAAATTAACTCTTTGAACCTTAGCGGTAGGTCTTTAAAGTGAAACTCTTGCTCCTATGTTTGCCTGTCTCTAAGCAGTCATTTatagtttcagttttagttcCTGCTGGCAGGAGTTGAAATTAATTCACATGGCAAACAGTCCATTTCATTCTGCTTCCCAAAGTTTCTATAGTAGAGGGTTAGTAATACAATAGTGTATGacatcttcctctttctgaaaTGGATTTACATCATTTGTGAGACCC
This Scatophagus argus isolate fScaArg1 chromosome 22, fScaArg1.pri, whole genome shotgun sequence DNA region includes the following protein-coding sequences:
- the ppp1r3aa gene encoding uncharacterized protein ppp1r3aa isoform X1 yields the protein MTGLLWSSYMCPINRSGSDSQCSAVTELHLSSHVLSLLSLLQYHCSQARGTLVCATLQARQTTGQADSCFSDLSYIMEALYIQPWEEDGVMVKEDERGKSREQEEGGMEASTPASSTTDEETDEDSDQEPPPVIRRKVSFADAFGLNLVSVKEFDNAEVTESEVSLPPERETTCPSEEFYMSCLFTVPLSLEELDQRVQAQMVELESIKLLPGTTTIRGIIRVVNLCYSKSVYVRMSLDRWKSYFELLAEYVPGSSDRKTDRFTFKYTLVPPFEREGTRVEICLRYESSVGTFWANNKEMNYVLFCHQKGHVNEPGPQVQEESASQRSKRSCLRASRRGSAEEKIREISNTSTAVTEADATDKADEADRNDVRAEIQSLLHRKERKSLVDRAKSRQRATCLARVQDYLFQRKQHVPQTHSHVSVNDQEHSLPLPTPWSDSASCLQQRQKKQSKENPQVLTYHEIPLLTLDWTLSKASVDKMQNTSSVNDMWDTILNGEDDPTDKEMSVCDVWQAFLNGPSHTDDSGVPESEWLQTATSVSPSNDKDPKPQNVASSQKHEFQVGKDTPTIFYAHTSASCQPLSDTCKTLLANAPSNAAEHQPAEACVSSPGDDNIVTQDSSRRSETNSVMDTPQEFCLKRAAPVSEGSVDSSAECHKHATWEQEREGIIEEAEGIGGDGPLSFVTSSGESETTDMTAMPASQNASVADRISQGARLDEGLSSSREGQVTGTRNNAKDDMLAFRATIRQGTKDEKRFVFSTPGQGVEEGIVNNCMENQASTGEEIFRPQKTEECEISQRYAEEKQCEEFRLNQNSENPLQENESDESETRPAQSHADKFNPNQACEDNYKQSQILGRKFELLESDSKDAASISKDLEVFKKTELEPPCCTTSKETKRPTGAEAGIIQVLNDEAWQDNDNASQLNSSWQRENILIFPEVHKKQSRPIQAMEEQHIQKWEEEDPKLTQIHQNDGLKSGTGEHVLASNQTEEGKRLSRDGIFEEQKEISPSTHTRLTVESRELKKVFHSDQDAFRPLPTDKCNSIPLTVVEMSWAPSQDIMKGQREGVGHEISPEKVTAKEYAAKKDTSTALQRQPETLERTEEDMSHRDKDEGVSTGELKIEALGELMGNVGIPQGERKNAPAQLKEQELSAEVESSPCVEYQKLKEGTKDPITAENTVALEEIESGLEGVFIERFGEDLVRRIWEEVFSLKVQASNTDLTIVDGVVGKLTDIPDITHDCHLVFGKDFDDAFDSGVFSLTELPSDSNSSQGLEQTLETETNECSPKESSQSSITTEQTLLVSQTDLNSSAHNSQDLTPILAIQSRQSWKESSQSLLNDQENYSQIKERSVTHQEADRQTEECVVAHKESFNRSDHPSHKHPSPSSEKLKESNSLVWWSMLYILSHITRLLICALLLAGCFFIVFLSDFPAFFVLYMFSLCWWFYKWKRHRARTNKGMVG
- the ppp1r3aa gene encoding uncharacterized protein ppp1r3aa isoform X3, producing MTGLLWSSYMCPINRSGSDSQCSAVTELHLSSHVLSLLSLLQYHCSQARGTLVCATLQARQTTGQADSCFSDLSYIMEALYIQPWEEDGVMVKEDERGKSREQEEGGMEASTPASSTTDEETDEDSDQEPPPVIRRKVSFADAFGLNLVSVKEFDNAEVTESEVSLPPERETTCPSEEFYMSCLFTVPLSLEELDQRVQAQMVELESIKLLPGTTTIRGIIRVVNLCYSKSVYVRMSLDRWKSYFELLAEYVPGSSDRKTDRFTFKYTLVPPFEREGTRVEICLRYESSVGTFWANNKEMNYVLFCHQKGHVNEPGPQVQEESASQRSKRSCLRASRRGSAEEKIREISNTSTAVTDATDKADEADRNDVRAEIQSLLHRKERKSLVDRAKSRQRATCLARVQDYLFQRKQHVPQTHSHVSVNDQEHSLPLPTPWSDSASCLQQRQKKQSKENPQVLTYHEIPLLTLDWTLSKASVDKMQNTSSVNDMWDTILNGEDDPTDKEMSVCDVWQAFLNGPSHTDDSGVPESEWLQTATSVSPSNDKDPKPQNVASSQKHEFQVGKDTPTIFYAHTSASCQPLSDTCKTLLANAPSNAAEHQPAEACVSSPGDDNIVTQDSSRRSETNSVMDTPQEFCLKRAAPVSEGSVDSSAECHKHATWEQEREGIIEEAEGIGGDGPLSFVTSSGESETTDMTAMPASQNASVADRISQGARLDEGLSSSREGQVTGTRNNAKDDMLAFRATIRQGTKDEKRFVFSTPGQGVEEGIVNNCMENQASTGEEIFRPQKTEECEISQRYAEEKQCEEFRLNQNSENPLQENESDESETRPAQSHADKFNPNQACEDNYKQSQILGRKFELLESDSKDAASISKDLEVFKKTELEPPCCTTSKETKRPTGAEAGIIQVLNDEAWQDNDNASQLNSSWQRENILIFPEVHKKQSRPIQAMEEQHIQKWEEEDPKLTQIHQNDGLKSGTGEHVLASNQTEEGKRLSRDGIFEEQKEISPSTHTRLTVESRELKKVFHSDQDAFRPLPTDKCNSIPLTVVEMSWAPSQDIMKGQREGVGHEISPEKVTAKEYAAKKDTSTALQRQPETLERTEEDMSHRDKDEGVSTGELKIEALGELMGNVGIPQGERKNAPAQLKEQELSAEVESSPCVEYQKLKEGTKDPITAENTVALEEIESGLEGVFIERFGEDLVRRIWEEVFSLKVQASNTDLTIVDGVVGKLTDIPDITHDCHLVFGKDFDDAFDSGVFSLTELPSDSNSSQGLEQTLETETNECSPKESSQSSITTEQTLLVSQTDLNSSAHNSQDLTPILAIQSRQSWKESSQSLLNDQENYSQIKERSVTHQEADRQTEECVVAHKESFNRSDHPSHKHPSPSSEKLKESNSLVWWSMLYILSHITRLLICALLLAGCFFIVFLSDFPAFFVLYMFSLCWWFYKWKRHRARTNKGMVG